GGTGCCAATCTCCGACTCAAAGCCATGCAAAATGACATTGATATATATACATTCATTGGCAAGATGACCAATTGCGGTGGTAATGGTCAATGTGGTACTTGCATTGTTGAAATAGTCGAAGGACTAGAAAATCTTTCCCCCCGCACAGACGTAGAAAATCGTAAATTCAAGAAAAAGCCTGAAAATTACCGCCTTGCGTGTCAAACTTTAGTGAATGGCTCAGTCAGCGTAGTTACGAAGCCTTAAGTTTTTTAGGATCATCCGTGGTTAGCATTTGAGAAAGTAAAAAGTTTGGGCTAACTCTGTCATTGATAATGGTATCCTAATGTTGTTGACTGGAAATTTAAGAGAGGCTTTCTTGCCATGCAAGTTAATGACCTGGGGTTCGTAGCGAGCATTTTGTTCGTATTAGTTCCCACTGTATTTTTACTCATTCTGTACATCCAAACTGCTAGCCGCCAAGGTGGAAAAGATAGTTAAGAATTTGTGTATAAAATAAATAACCCCTGCACTAGTAATGTGGGGGTTTTTATTTATCAACCGCTAACTGGTAGCATTTCTGTAGGATCAATTCATGGATTGCCCCTACAGTCCCATAAGCACAGCTTCAAACAAAAATAGTATGATTGCTGAGTATTAGAAAGAAAATCTTGCTTCTCTAGTATCTTATTACAACAAATCTAATACTCAGCATTGCTTAGTTTAAGCGATCGTCCGCGCCAACAATACCGGACAAGTGGCATTGACTCGAACATAGTCAGACAAGGAAGATCCGATGAGTCGATCTATATCAACAAAACTCTTAGCAATAGATGGACGACGATCTGGAGAACCGAGCAATAATAAGTCTATATTCAACTCTTCTGCTAACCGACAGATTTCTTCACCAGGTTTACCACTGCTGATATAAGCACGAGATTGGATACCTTGTTTTTGAGCTTCTGCAACTGCGGCTGCTAAAACTGGATTTTTATCTGAGTTAACCTCGGTTATTTCCGATTTTTTACCACCTAAATCTGTACTTATATTTGCCAAAATTAACTGACCACCCTGAATATCTCGCAGTAAAAACAGTGCCAATTTCAAGCAGTTTTTTGCAGAATCAGAGTTGTCTATTGCCACCATAATGCGCTTAATTCTTTTAACATAAATGTCATCTTTTACCAGCAACATGGGGCGAGAAGACAGCTGGAAAACATACTGACTAACTGAGTTCGATAAAATCGATTGCAGCCGCTTCAGTCCGCGTGAACCCATAACAATCAAGTCAGCATCGATTTCATCAGCTACTTGGCAAACTACATCTTTGGGGTCGCCTTCGCGCAAAATTGAAGAAACCTGACTAGGATCTAAGTTCAAAGTTTGAATGGCATTAGCCAGAATTTTACCACCATTTTCCCATTTAGCTGTCATGGTAGCAGCAGTATTTTGTGCCTGAACAACATGTAAAATTGTAACTTTCGCAGATTCAATTGAAGGGATTTCTCTCAGGGTTTTGAGCATTTCTTCTGCGTGTCCCAATCCCGATACAGTCAGCAAAATTTTGTTTATCATCTTACCTAATTGTTTTTAAGTTTACTTTTGTTTTCGCTTTTAGTACTTGGCTCAGGTCTGATTTTTACCTTTTTACTCGATAATCTAGTTAGTAAGTTGGCACAAGAAACTTTGTTTTTTAGTATTTAAAACTTACAAAAATGGCAAAGTACAAAATACTCAACAAATATTTAAGTTTGTTTGTACCTAGTTACTTACAATTCTCAACTAGACTTCAATTGTTAAGCATACTCTCAATTTAGCCTGAGTAACTTAATAAAATATGATGTTAGTTATCATTGTTAATCTATGTTCACTTTTTTTAATTAGAAGTTAGTTAAGTCTTGCAAAGAAATTCCCAAATAACTTTTTATAAGAATTGATTTACTATATCGCTTAATAAGCGATCGCTATCGGTTTGAATATTCTAAAGTCATATTTAATACTATAAAGACCTCTCCCTGGTGTGACTACGCAAAACCGTCCCTCTCCGAGTCGGAGAGGGAGAGACTTGAACTTTTGTTGAAGTCAGGAAGAGGTTGATCGAACTCACGTTAACTTAGCTGCGCTCCTGGTTGTCCGTTTTGGACTACAAACGAAGCTAAGGTTTTAACAGAGGCATTCAAGTCAACGATGCTTGATACAACGCGGTAGTCAGTTTGCCAGCGTTGTGGAGTAAGGTTGCAACGGACGTATCCCCGGTAAGCACCGTCAAAGAACTTAGTATGGGGATTGTTGGGTAGAGCAGCTTGAACTGGAGCAATAAATGCTGTGGGAAAGTCAGAGGTAATTGAGGTTCCGACAAACTCAGTGCCGACTGTGGCTGAGTTGGGGTTATTAAAATCCAGCTTCAGGT
The Nostoc punctiforme PCC 73102 genome window above contains:
- a CDS encoding 2Fe-2S iron-sulfur cluster-binding protein — encoded protein: MGNIKFVKENKEVVAADGANLRLKAMQNDIDIYTFIGKMTNCGGNGQCGTCIVEIVEGLENLSPRTDVENRKFKKKPENYRLACQTLVNGSVSVVTKP
- the psbM gene encoding photosystem II reaction center protein PsbM, with the protein product MQVNDLGFVASILFVLVPTVFLLILYIQTASRQGGKDS
- a CDS encoding universal stress protein produces the protein MINKILLTVSGLGHAEEMLKTLREIPSIESAKVTILHVVQAQNTAATMTAKWENGGKILANAIQTLNLDPSQVSSILREGDPKDVVCQVADEIDADLIVMGSRGLKRLQSILSNSVSQYVFQLSSRPMLLVKDDIYVKRIKRIMVAIDNSDSAKNCLKLALFLLRDIQGGQLILANISTDLGGKKSEITEVNSDKNPVLAAAVAEAQKQGIQSRAYISSGKPGEEICRLAEELNIDLLLLGSPDRRPSIAKSFVDIDRLIGSSLSDYVRVNATCPVLLARTIA